Proteins from one Sabethes cyaneus chromosome 2, idSabCyanKW18_F2, whole genome shotgun sequence genomic window:
- the LOC128733377 gene encoding uncharacterized protein LOC128733377 — protein sequence MDTTLEKKCPIIVVNNSNNSTSSSGSEEGNDQNSETSKNTNNTSIVRRNPSILLALDTVHRSLLLKNLQFDQESSYSGGETCSTRGSSTCEEELQQRAIQEHPLDNILAQPRETQVVKVTGAGSDQVDCPKQFTKPVDALETLIKQTTDGTFSRIEGLELVKRQDRDFNNNNNNKNNDSRVMMMVAKYESQRGKAVEGTRVDDTETSDFETASVSSSSLGSLRSSSAFSEGSRDVMSVENFGKPELTNGVTQAECHRVKAGTSTMITINIINKTADNGCDRTSLGTNPQTKAVHVQVPEESETEPTTASSVDDMSSKSEPVEEQQKFDAAEVFSDQSLYDTLQFQTAESQDFLDCGDDVVSSNSGYDESSTEDSDISVQVPKQTQHSKVINQEVIDSDSAPMINIIQEVTPNMQVTSTVILNKAKIKEHRKARAADKKQKQKKEKKKMDNSIFNRQKIIDDNFCNEILDSTIHFDRLYGLNRKTAVETPIEVLSDSAIQPSSAGDESFDSSLSFGKLEGKPRYSGRPVGRLMARRLKKLDKPPKQNKSEGLSDSSASNYANGPKKPPRTFASQSKSRIGWVLEKKESSSGKQSSSEKPSCPKLEDLDSDPDLAGWNFSKKEKSHEMGWTVPKERTNNSAIPPHIYSMLHYSDDETKKRLIKSSKSKAAPQASFSKHQLEQALLGPKLDIDTVDSGCSEAAPVQRKSSSNLEFEAFVANSKIKSTPHKHKQQQVSRRTDLFLKSERKQNFEDRRRTTGNISDREQEFAHFLDNGRRSDHDPNQEIFCRKCTEKSQSKKSFRKAAVRRTKSFFEASKKKIHLQGLKKKAKKDHFETPKKCELGSNLNKENSVKKQLHKHLGYTPDHLRCGSCPKQSGMVHNNLTPEIKSAPARINERHPSNRLPTRTVLNFSGPDMVDSVDGDGAETQKKQKSHEIKFLKTLKNLKISPKKIFKSHDESGKHQCTSTSSPRQYGNFQSYDDLNLDNVAQMGDFLNNVRRAVEVERQTTCRDEAFVREAASISRNRRISTSSELLDSSAMERLRRLRATVDSPPEEPIYQEISPKNNKTIINEFISGESSGNHRYLMVNNNPNVLYATVNKTAKNLIKTKSSNNVCEDQPQPISVKKLNSEPPTSPCPQQSNASIETQSNSATGRRLRRSLFRTPTACDDTVGGGAAPTRSGFADEDNDISVLQEDDDDDHRKDQHLCTDNGNRQRQGVVVDEVVVIRQHVGKMGTSPNERCTTDSAGMRDDDDAYRLFSGDIHRTNSGTMIRQGVATTREEVFEMLRSGTTTVGRAPLGSIDTDDEIESLQKYEDRGLDELRKSLRDNISISEIGTNDTESEAFVTGYDTVDFFGAITPARRNNLEAGSDRRAMDSTIDTDNISELMSAHDYSISNISPVNSSPSSAKVRLNSSDVYRNLKDKLRNSFRKSKNFIKNEQRKIVNYFDEKPVKPEESGNRVVFNLDEYCKKYGDDADAEEIYQSLSNAGSLIELSNQFLAELVNQIKTQTDIRKQLKQALAICRNTREFECSSELIEAERLMLLSTLKENAARNELSKIDYNANGKILNDGKKVGIVALNHFEFPLKETAVNDMLFNYFYVVVCSYKNQVKATLAKERYKDRVYFRNCEIEFHDLDAEYEIRVEVFVLRLRKNARNFSFESKYHLNKESKNFLGSCPSPPKLRSPAKLLSSRSNSPKNFDFDNEFSRFKSQGFITLTSFSLLPGNSTLQMEGNEQLLENCRHSPYYSASSNFQRMVRRQGDHNIYLMEDFKYLKLDSMVYNSNLLGSIGMSVKSEVLFVNSDIDGFINVGQSRTGTVDWSRKWCKLNGFVLEFWNYPQECQEKLPTLQIDLTKCINDGVELADRTSCSRPRTFRLDIFAKGTGSCSSSGISSYKDTDSHQHNRNSDSHHSQQAQQQQQQQSLCDNTKTYLLSVDTPNELKTWLNELNRVVKFLKEWKI from the exons AATCCAGCTACAGCGGCGGCGAGACCTGCTCTACCAGAGGAAGCAGCACTTGTGAAGAGGAACTACAGCAACGTGCGATACAGGAACATCCACTTGATAATATTCTAGCTCAACCAAGGGAGACACAAGTGGTAAAGGTAACCGGTGCTGGTAGCGATCAAGTGGATTGTCCAAAACAGTTTACAAAACCCGTTGATGCGCTTGAAACCCTGATCAAACAAACTACCGATGGGACCTTCAGCAGGATTGAAGGTTTAGAGCTGGTAAAGCGGCAGGATAGagattttaataataataacaacaacaagaaCAACGATAGTCGCGTCATGATGATGGTAGCCAAGTATGAATCACAACGGGGAAAGGCGGTGGAGGGCACCCGAGTGGATGATACTGAAACAAGTGATTTCGAAACGGCTAGTGTGAGCAGTAGCAGCTTGGGAAGTTTGCGTAGTAGTTCCGCTTTCAGTGAAGGAAGTCGGGATGTGATGAGTGTAGAAAATTTTGGAAAGCCTGAACTAACGAATGGAGTGACACAAGCGGAATGTCATCGAGTTAAAGCAGGAACATCTACTATGATTACGATAAACATTATTAATAAGACTGCAGACAACGGCTGTGATAGAACGTCGCTAGGAACAAATCCACAAACGAAGGCTGTGCATGTGCAGGTTCCCGAAGAAAGTGAAACAGAACCAACGACGGCGAGCAGTGTAGATGACATGTCTTCCAAGAGTGAACCGGTGGAGGAGCAGCAGAAGTTTGATGCTGCCGAAGTATTTAGTGACCAGTCACTTTACGACACTCTTCAATTTCAAACGGCAGAAAGTCAAGATTTTTTAGACTGTGGAGATGATGTGGTATCATCTAACTCCGGCTATGATGAAAGCAGCACAGAAGACAGTGACATCAGCGTTCAAGTGCCAAAACAAACGCAGCACTCAAAGGTCATCAATCAGGAAGTTATCGATAGCGATAGCGCACCAATGATTAATATTATCCAAGAAGTGACCCCAAATATGCAGGTCACATCCACCGTAATACTGAACAAAGCTAAAATCAAAGAGCACCGCAAAGCTCGCGCTGCCGATAAAAAGCAGaagcaaaaaaaggaaaagaaaaaaatggataaTTCCATCTTTAATCGTCAAAAGATAATTGACGACAATTTCTGTAATGAGATCCTCGATTCAACCATTCACTTTGATCGATTGTATGGTTTGAATCGCAAAACGGCTGTCGAAACTCCAATTGAAGTGTTGAGTGATTCCGCGATACAGCCTTCATCGGCTGGCGATGAGTCGTTCGATTCCTCGCTATCTTTCGGAAAGCTGGAAGGCAAACCACGCTACTCCGGACGACCGGTCGGGCGGTTGATGGCCAGGCGACTGAAGAAGCTAGATAAACCACCCAAGCAGAACAAATCGGAAGGACTTTCAGATTCATCGGCATCAAATTATGCGAATGGACCAAAGAAACCACCACGCACGTTTGCATCGCAAAGCAAATCCCGAATTGGATGGGTTTTGGAGAAAAAAGAGTCCTCGTCGGGGAAGCAGTCAAGCTCGGAGAAGCCTAGCTGTCCAAAGCTTGAAGATCTCGACTCCGATCCGGATTTGGCTGGATGGAATTtcagtaaaaaagaaaaatctcATGAAATGGGATGGACGGTGCCGAAAGAACGTACCAACAATTCGGCAATTCCTCCCCACATCTACAGCATGCTTCACTATTCAGACGATGAAACTAAAAAGCGACTGATCAAATCATCCAAGTCAAAAGCAGCACCGCAGGCTTCGTTTAGCAAACATCAATTGGAGCAAGCCCTGTTAGGGCCAAAACTGGACATCGATACGGTGGACAGTGGCTGTTCGGAAGCTGCACCGGTGCAGCGAAAATCTTCTTCAAATTTAGAATTTGAAGCTTTTGTTGctaattcaaaaattaaaagcacACCGCATAAACACAAACAGCAACAGGTCAGCAGACGAACCGATTTGTTTTTAAAATCGGAGCGCAAACAAAACTTTGAAGATAGGCGTCGAACTACCGGTAATATTTCAGATCGAGAACAAGAGTTCGCTCATTTTTTAGATAATGGTAGGCGAAGTGATCACGATCCGAATCAAGAGATCTTCTGTCGCAAATGTACGGAAAAATCTCAGAGCAAAAAATCCTTCCGTAAGGCAGCTGTACGAAGAACTAAATCGTTCTTCGAAGCATCTAAAAAGAAAATTCATCTACAAGGTTTGAAAAAGAAAGCCAAGAAAGATCACTTTGAGACCCCGAAAAAGTGTGAACTAGGCTCCAATCTGAACAAAGAAAATTCTGTTAAAAAGCAATTGCACAAACATCTCGGTTACACACCGGACCATCTACGCTGTGGATCCTGCCCAAAACAATCCGGAATGGTACATAACAATCTGACTCCAGAGATAAAATCAGCACCCGCTAGAATTAACGAGCGGCATCCTTCGAATCGCCTTCCAACGAGAACGGTTCTCAATTTTTCCGGACCCGATATGGTAGATTCCGTAGACGGTGACGGAGCTGAAACCCAAAAGAAGCAAAAGTCTCACGAAATAAAATTTCTGAAGACTCTGAAGAATCTCAAAATTTCcccaaagaaaatttttaaatcGCACGATGAATCGGGCAAACATCAGTGCACGAGTACGTCCTCTCCCCGTCAATATGGGAACTTTCAGTCGTATGACGATTTGAACTTGGACAACGTCGCACAGATGGGTGATTTCCTTAACAACGTTCGCCGGGCGGTGGAAGTAGAACGTCAGACCACTTGCCGGGATGAGGCTTTCGTTAGAGAAGCTGCGTCAATTTCACGAAATCGACGCATTTCTACCAGCAGCGAACTGCTGGATAGTTCGGCTATGGAGCGTCTCCGGCGGCTACGAGCAACAGTCGATTCACCTCCGGAGGAACCGATTTACCAAGAAATCTCTCCGAAAAATAACAAGACTATCATCAATGAGTTCATCAGTGGAGAATCGTCTGGAAATCATCGTTATCTGATGGTCAATAATAATCCAAACGTGTTATATGCCACGGTCAACAAAACCGCTAAGAATCTTATTAAAACCAAGTCATCTAACAACGTTTGCGAGGATCAACCACAACCGATTAGTGTGAAAAAACTGAACTCCGAACCACCAACTTCTCCGTGTCCACAGCAATCAAATGCTTCGATTGAAACTCAATCAAATTCTGCCACTGGCAGAAGACTGCGACGTTCCTTGTTCCGTACTCCTACTGCATGCGATGATACTGTTGGTGGTGGTGCTGCTCCCACTCGATCCGGTTTCGCCGATGAAGACAATGATATCTCGGTTTTACaggaggacgacgacgacgaccaccGCAAGGACCAGCACCTTTGCACGGACAACGGTAACCGACAACGACAAGGGGTGGTGGTAGATGAAGTGGTAGTTATCAGACAACACGTGGGAAAGATGGGAACCAGTCCGAACGAACGTTGCACTACTGACAGCGCGGGAATGAGGGATGACGACGACGCATATCGGCTTTTCAGCGGTGACATTCATCGTACCAACAGTGGAACAATGATACGGCAAGGAGTTGCGACAACCCGCGAAGAGGTTTTTGAGATGTTGAGGAGCGGAACAACAACCGTTGGGCGGGCACCGCTGGGATCCATCGATACAGATGATGAG ATCGAATCTCTGCAGAAGTACGAAGACAGAGGCCTGGACGAGCTGCGAAAGTCACTGCGAGATAACATATCCATCTCGGAGATTGGAACCAACGACACGGAATCGGAAGCTTTCGTCACCGGTTACGATACAGTGGACTTTTTCGGAGCTATTACACCCGCTCGGCGAAACAACCTGGAGGCTGGCAGCGATAGACGAGCGATGGATTCAACGATCGACACGGATAACATTTCCGAGCTTATGAGTGCTCACGATTACTCGATTTCAAACATTTCGCCGGTAAATAGTTCTCCCTCGTCGGCGAAGGTGCGGCTTAACAGTAGCGACGTGTATCGCAATCTAAAGGATAAGCTAAGAAATTCGTTTCGTAAGAGCaagaattttattaaaaacGAGCAGCGCAAAATTGTAAATTACTTCGACGAGAAACCGGTGAAGCCGGAAGAATCTGGAAATAGGGTGGTGTTCAATTTGGATGAGTACTGCAAGAAATATGGTGATGATGCCGATGCGGAGGAAATCTATCAATCACTAAGCAATGCAGGTTCACTGATAGAGTTGAGTAATCAATTCCTGGCGGAACTAGTTAACCAAATCAAAACACAAACCGATATCAGGAAACAGTTGAAGCAAGCGTTAGCCATTTGCCGGAACACACGGGAGTTCGAATGTTCCTCTGAACTAATCGAGGCCGAAAGATTGATGCTTTTGTCGACCCTGAAGGAAAATGCAGCTCGCAATGAACTAAGCAAAATTGATTACAATGCGAATGGGAAAATTCTGAACGATGGCAAAAAAGTGGGCATCGTTGCGCTGAACCATTTTGAATTTCCACTCAAAGAAACCGCCGTTAACGATATGCTGTTCAACTATTTCTATGTGGTGGTGTGTTCCTACAAGAACCAGGTAAAGGCCACGCTGGCCAAAGAGCGCTACAAAGATCGGGTCTACTTTCGCAACTGTGAGATCGAGTTTCATGATTTGGACGCCGAGTACGAAATCCGGGTGGAAGTTTTTGTGTTGCGACTTCGCAAGAACGCACGGAACTTTAGCTTCGAGAGCAAATACCATCTGAACAAG GAATCTAAAAATTTCCTTGGCTCTTGCCCAAGTCCGCCAAAGTTGCGCAGTCCGGCTAAGCTGCTTTCAAGTCGCTCGAATTCCCCAAAAAATTTTGACTTTGATAACGAGTTTTCGCGCTTTAAGTCGCAGGGTTTCATAACATTGACCTCCTTCAGTTTACTGCCGGGCAACAGTACCCTACAGATGGAAGGCAACGAGCAGCTGTTGGAAAACTGTCGCCATTCGCCGTACTATTCTGCTTCCAGTAACTTCCAGCGAATGGTTCGCCGTCAGGGTGATCACAACATCTATCTGATGGAGGATTTCAAGTATCTTAAGCTGGACTCGATGGTGTACAACTCGAATCTTCTCGGTAGCATCGGAATGAGCGTCAAAAGTGAGGTTTTATTTGTCAACTCTGACATCGATGGGTTTATCAATGTGGGTCAAAGTCGCACGGGAACCGTCGATTGGAGCCGAAAGTGGTGCAAACTGAACGGATTTGTTCTGGAGTTTTGGAACTATCCGCAGGAGTGTCAAGAAAAG CTCCCGACTCTCCAGATCGATCTGACTAAGTGTATTAACGATGGGGTGGAGCTGGCCGATCGGACCAGCTGCTCACGCCCGCGCACTTTTCGGCTAGACATCTTTGCCAAAGGCACCGGTAGCTGCAGTAGCAGTGGCATTAGTAGCTATAAGGATACTGATTCCCACCAGCACAACCGAAACAGTGACAGTCATCATTCCCAGCAggcacaacagcaacaacagcagcagtcaTTATGTGATAACACCAAAACCTACCTACTATCGGTCGATACGCCCAATGAGCTCAAAACCTGGCTCAATGAGCTTAATCGTGTTGTTAAGTTTTTGAAAGAATGGAAAATTTAA